A segment of the Candidatus Brevundimonas phytovorans genome:
GGTCCTGCCCTGGGTGCTGGTGCGCATCGCCCACACCAAGTCGCGTGAACTGTTCACCCTCGGCGTCCTGGCCATCGCCCTGGGCATCGCCTGGGTCGCCTACTACCTGTTCCACTCCTTCGCCCTGGGCGCCTTCCTGGCCGGTCTGGTGCTGAACAGCTCGCCGCTGGGGCATAATGCGGCCGAGCGGTCGCTGCCGCTGCGCGACGCCTTCGCCGTGTTGTTCTTCGTCTCGGTAGGGATGCTGTTCGATCCGACCATTCTGGTGCGCGAGCCGCTGGCGGTTCTGGGTGTTCTGGGCATCGTCATCATCGGCAAGTCGCTGGCGGCGCTGGCTATCACCACGGCCTTCAAGCTCGACCGGGCGACCAGTCTGACGGTCGCCGCCAGCCTGGCCCAGATCGGGGAGTTTTCCTTCATCCTGGCCGCCACCTCGGTCTCCCTGGGCGCCATGAGCCGCGAGACCCACGACCTGATCCTGGCCGCGGCCCTGCTGTCGATCTCGCTCAACCCCTTCGTCTTCGCCCTGATCGATCGGATGGGCGGGCGCGTAAAACCGCCGGTCAAGAAGACCGAGCCCGAACCCAAAACGGCCCTGGCTGACGTGATGTAGTGAAAAGAGGCCCGGTGATCGCTCGCCGGGCCTCTTCCGCATCCGCGTCCTGATAGGGGGGCTTACAGGACGCCGATCATGCTCGCGACCAGGGGATGGCGCACGATATCACGCTCGGCCAGACGGACCACGGCGATGTCCGGCACCGCCTCCAGCCGTTCGGCGATGTCGGAAAGGCCCGACACGCCGGGCAGCAGATCGGACTGCTGCGGGTCGCCGGTGACCACCATGGTCGAATGCCAGCCCAGCCGCGTCAGCAGCATCTTCAGCTGGACGTAGGTGCAGTTCTGGGCCTCATCGACGACGATGAAGGCGTTGTTCAGCGTGCGGCCGCGCATGTAGCCGATGGGGGCGATCTCGATCAGACCCTCGGCCATCAGGGCTTTGACCCGCTTCATGCTGAGGCGGTCCGACAGGGCGTCGTAGAGGGGGCGCAGATAGGGGGCCAGCTTGTCCTCCATGTCGCCGGGCAGGAAGCCGATGGACTCCCCGGCTTCGACGGCGGGACGGCTCAGGACGATACGGCCGATCTTGCCCGCCTCCAGCGCCTCGACCGCCTTGGCGACGGCGAGGTAGGTCTTGCCTGTGCCTGCCGGGCCCAGGGCCAGGACCAGGTTGTGGGCGTCGACGGCGTCCATCAGTTCGGCCTGACCGTCCGACTTGGGCTTCAGCGTCTTGAGATAGGCCTGGTCGCGGTCGTCGTTGGAGGGGAGGGGCGACCAGCCGTTGCGGGGCAATCGCCGGACCTTGGCGTCCTGCAGGAACTGCTCCGAATCCAGAACACCTTCACGGACTTGATGCTTGATGGCCGAACGCTTGGTCATGAACGCCTCCAGGGCATGAAAAAAGGCGCGCCCGGCAGGGACACGCCTTGAACGACGGTGGGGGAGGAAGGGGCCGGAATCGTGCGGCGGCCGCCGGGATCGGTCGCAGGGTCGTCACCGCCGCAGAGGTTCTTTCCCGGGACTGGTCGCGAACACGCCACGCGCATTCTCCAGTATCTGACCGGACCGGGCTTGATCCGGCTTCGGATCCGAGGCCGAAATGGCGACCTCGAATCGCATCAACATAATGATGCTAACGTAGTTTATGAGGGCTTAAAGCCATCATTTTCTGAAACATAAGGCGTGTTCGGATGAGTGTTTACAGTCTAGGCGACAGCAAGCCGCAGCTTCCGCCCCAGGGCGAATACTGGATCGCGCCAAATGCAACGGTCCTAGGGAACGTGATTCTGCATCCCGGCGCCAGCATCTGGTTCAACACGGTTTTGCGAGGCGACAATGATCCCATCGTGATCGGCCGCGACAGCAATATTCAGGACGGCAGCATCCTGCATACGGATGTCGGATCGCCGTTGACGATCGGCGAAGGCGTGACGGTCGGCCACAAGGCCATGCTGCATGGCTGCGCCATCGGCGACAACAGCCTGGTCGGCATCGGGGCGGTGATCCTGAACGGGGCGCGCATCGGGAAGAACTGCCTGATCGGGGCCAATGCCCTGATCACCGAGGGCAAGGTCATTCCCGACAACTCCCTGGTCATGGGCCAGCCGGGCAAGGTGGTGCGGGAATTGGATGAGGGGCAGATCGAGGCCCTGCGGATTTCGGCCCAACACTATGTCCAGAACTGGCGTCGCTATCTGGCCGACCTTGTCCCGCTGTAATGCCTCAGGATGGGACAGGCGCGGGCCTCAAGCACGCCGCCTGTCTTGAAAAGCGCGCGTTTCACACTGGTTTTCCGGCAATTGGATCGGCCTGCGACTTGCACTGAGGGGCTCAAGATCAATGCAGGAGTCCGGGCCCATGCGGGTGGGGATCAAGAAATTGCTGGCCGGAGCGGCGGGCTTCATCGGCCTGATGGCGATGGCGGACATTGCTTCCGCCGCGACGGGTTGCGGGACAGGCGGGTGCCAGCCGCCTCCGGCCCCGCCGCCGCCATCCGTGCCGTGCTGCCAGCCGCCGCGCCCGCCGCAGCCGCCGGTGACGCCGCCGGGCACGCCGTGCTGCGCCCCGCCGGTGGCGCCCCCCTGCTGCTCGGGCGGGGGCAATGTCAACGTCAACGTCAACGTCAATGCGAACGCCAGCGCCAATGCATCGGCGCGCGCCTATGCGGGATCTCGCAGCGGGGCGACGGTGATCGTCGGCGGCGGCGGGGGCGCCTATTTCAACGTGGACCAGCCCTATCCCACCACGATTCAGGGCCTGTCGGTTGAAGGCAAGACCGTGGAGATGGTCCGGGTCCCCTATACGGCGTCGCGCCGGATGGAGAAACGGGTGGTCATCCAGGCTGTCTGCATCGACGATCGCGCCGTGCCCCACCCGGCCTCCCAGGTCCGCCCCGGCAAGGACGTCGCGGCGGACTATGAAGGCGAGCTGTATCGCTGCATCGCCGGTACTCGGCTGCAATGGACGATTGCCGACGAGGCCGGCGGTCCGGGGGAAACCTTGAATTGCAACAAGCGCGAGGCTCTATGGTACGGCCGCGGCGGCCAACTGGAATGCCGGCCCGAGAAGCCGGAACGCGATTGCAACGAACGTTCGCTGCTGCGCCGCTATGGGGCGGGCGTGAAGGTGCTGACCATGATCCGCGAGGAATCCTACACCGAGTATCGTGAGGAGATGGTCGAGAGCGCCGGGGCCGTGGCCACGGGCGCAGTCATCATGCTGGACGGCGGCGTCGGCGGCCGCGTCTTCTGAACAGGCTGTTCAGGCTGCCGTCATGCGCAATGACCTAGAACTCCGCCATCGACTCTCCGTCGACTAGGCTAAAAAGACTGGGGCCCCGATCCGCTGGATCGGGGCCCCTTTTTCGTCAGCCTCAGCGTTTTACTGGGCTGTTGCCTTGTCCGAGACGACCTCGGCCTTCCATGCGGTGTCCAGCTTGAGATACTGGCGCGCCGCTGCCTGGATGTCGGCGACGGTGAAGGATTCCAGATCGCTGATGTGGGTCTGAATCTGCTCGATCGACGAAGGCTTGGCCGCGAGGTCTTCCAACTGACCCAGCCAGTATTCGTTGCCGGCCTGGCTGCGACGCAGGCTTTCGATCGTCGGCAGGCGGGCGCGGTTCAACTCGTCCTCGGTGATCGGCGTATCGCGCAGCGAGGCGGTGATGGCGTCTACGGCGGCGTAGAAGGCCGGGATCTTGTCCGCTGCGGTTTCGGCCATCACGAAGATGGAGCCA
Coding sequences within it:
- a CDS encoding gamma carbonic anhydrase family protein: MSVYSLGDSKPQLPPQGEYWIAPNATVLGNVILHPGASIWFNTVLRGDNDPIVIGRDSNIQDGSILHTDVGSPLTIGEGVTVGHKAMLHGCAIGDNSLVGIGAVILNGARIGKNCLIGANALITEGKVIPDNSLVMGQPGKVVRELDEGQIEALRISAQHYVQNWRRYLADLVPL
- a CDS encoding PhoH family protein, whose protein sequence is MEAFMTKRSAIKHQVREGVLDSEQFLQDAKVRRLPRNGWSPLPSNDDRDQAYLKTLKPKSDGQAELMDAVDAHNLVLALGPAGTGKTYLAVAKAVEALEAGKIGRIVLSRPAVEAGESIGFLPGDMEDKLAPYLRPLYDALSDRLSMKRVKALMAEGLIEIAPIGYMRGRTLNNAFIVVDEAQNCTYVQLKMLLTRLGWHSTMVVTGDPQQSDLLPGVSGLSDIAERLEAVPDIAVVRLAERDIVRHPLVASMIGVL